A single region of the Etheostoma cragini isolate CJK2018 chromosome 3, CSU_Ecrag_1.0, whole genome shotgun sequence genome encodes:
- the cldn8 gene encoding claudin-8, with product MANSALEIVGLLLTLIGLIGAAASTGMPMWRVTAFIGENIIVFETRYEGLWMNCFRQANIRMQCKVYDSLLALPPDLQAARGLMCCALALAGLGILISLLGMQCTSCIGNNSRAKRLVLIIAGSMIILACICCVIPVSWTGHVIIRDFYNPLLIDAQRRELGEALYIGWVASAFLLAGGCTFMCCNLQSEDKGSERYVYSRTSDYMAYPPQQLQPRQLVMIPQTQPQFQPVLSRHPSTNYSYQSRQPSVRSGVAYL from the coding sequence ATGGCCAACTCAGCATTGGAGATAGTGGGCCTATTATTGACCCTGATTGGGTTGATTGGGGCAGCAGCAAGCACCGGGATGCCAATGTGGCGAGTCACAGCCTTCATCGGGGAGAACATCATTGTGTTTGAAACCCGTTACGAGGGGCTGTGGATGAACTGCTTTCGACAGGCCAACATCAGAATGCAGTGCAAGGTGTACGACTCACTCCTGGCCCTGCCCCCTGATCTACAGGCAGCACGGGGGCTCATGTGCTGCGCTCTGGCGCTGGCTGGCCTTGGTATTCTGATCAGTTTACTGGGGATGCAGTGCACCTCATGCATTGGAAACAACAGCCGAGCTAAGCGGCTGGTCCTCATCATTGCAGGAAGCATGATAATATTGGCCTGCATCTGCTGTGTTATTCCAGTGTCCTGGACAGGTCACGTCATCATCAGGGACTTCTACAACCCCTTGCTGATCGACGCCCAACGAAGGGAGCTCGGAGAAGCTCTCTACATCGGCTGGGTGGCCTCTGCATTCTTGTTGGCTGGAGGATGCACGTTTATGTGTTGCAATCTGCAGTCTGAGGATAAAGGTTCAGAGAGATATGTGTACTCAAGGACCTCCGATTACATGGCATATCCTCCACAGCAACTACAGCCTCGACAGCTGGTGATGATTCCCCAAACACAACCTCAATTTCAGCCAGTGCTGTCAAGACACCCATCAACCAACTACAGCTACCAGTCCAGACAGCCCTCTGTACGCAGCGGAGTGGCTTATCTCTGA
- the zgc:110333 gene encoding claudin-8: protein MASYTAYSGYGKAPPSYAGSYYDEKQAKTYADYQESVYEEQKKIKKKERQDAICCEVVALIIGFVGLIGVAAVTGLPMWKVTAFIQENIIVMETRWEGLWMNCYRQANIRMQCKVYDSLLFLPPDLQAARGLMCSSVAVATIALIVSAVGMKCTKVVDHRARTKHIVLVAGGCLFLLACVTTLIPVSWTANVIIRDFYNPLLIDAQRRELGEALYIGWVTSALLFTAGVILLCRHAPRTQDAEERVIYNPNGNIYQPAYTYQPQTYTYQPAYSYQPAYSAPPPGSVAYTPTQY from the coding sequence ATGGCCTCTTACACTGCTTATAGTGGCTACGGCAAAGCCCCTCCATCTTACGCAGGCTCTTACTACGATGAGAAGCAGGCCAAGACATATGCAGACTATCAAGAATCTGTATATgaggaacaaaagaaaattaagaagAAGGAACGACAGGATGCCATCTGTTGTGAGGTAGTGGCCCTCATCATCGGTTTCGTTGGACTAATCGGAGTGGCAGCCGTGACAGGCCTGCCGATGTGGAAGGTAACAGCCTTCATCCAGGAGAACATCATTGTCATGGAGACCCGCTGGGAGGGTTTGTGGATGAACTGCTACAGACAAGCCAACATCAGGATGCAGTGCAAGGTGTACGATTCCCTTCTGTTCCTGCCCCCGGACCTCCAAGCAGCCAGGGGTCTGATGTGCAGCTCCGTTGCCGTGGCCACCATCGCCCTCATAGTTTCAGCGGTTGGGATGAAGTgtaccaaagtggtggaccatcGGGCTCGCACCAAGCATATTGTTCTTGTGGCTGGAGGCTGTCTGTTCCTTTTGGCCTGTGTCACTACCTTAATTCCTGTATCCTGGACAGCCAATGTCATCATCAGGGATTTCTACAACCCTCTGCTGATCGATGCCCAGCGCAGGGAGCTTGGGGAGGCTCTTTACATTGGCTGGGTGACCTCAGCTTTGCTTTTCACTGCCGGAGTGATCCTGCTGTGCCGTCACGCTCCCCGAACCCAGGACGCAGAAGAGAGGGTCATATACAACCCCAACGGAAATATCTACCAACCTGCATACACATACCAGCCCCAGACATACACGTACCAGCCAGCTTACAGCTACCAGCCTGCGTACTCAGCACCCCCACCAGGATCTGTAGCTTACACACCAACTCAGTACTAG